A window from Opitutia bacterium ISCC 52 encodes these proteins:
- a CDS encoding FAD-binding oxidoreductase: MGSDSRVQVDYLIVGQGLAGSLLALNLLKRGKLIRVIDDGHKHAASKVAAGLINPITGRRHALTWRFLEFWNFLQSDYVRWEELLGDLFFHKIPLLRFFKNDEEQARFEKKWEAGGFEGIDVEYPGSMEDVPFCKYEEPSYRLNQTGYVDQALFIKRVRQFLDQESAVLTDTWSDTDVSREPGEVRWKNISAKAVIFTQGFLASENSYFRDLPFRHAKGQILDLHGPERPHSPVLNRGKWLLPTGPGTFKAGATYDLNNINQELTEAASTEILDAIDGMVDGDFQVRSAKAGVRPALHDFKPVMGKHPWCPEWIIFNGLGSKGSLQAPLLAKELVDYLEDGVALPAEADVDRFRKYL; the protein is encoded by the coding sequence ATGGGAAGCGATTCAAGAGTGCAAGTGGATTACCTGATCGTGGGGCAAGGCCTCGCGGGCAGTTTGCTCGCATTGAATCTTTTGAAGAGAGGCAAACTGATACGAGTTATCGACGATGGGCACAAGCACGCAGCGTCCAAGGTCGCTGCTGGACTCATTAATCCGATTACAGGCCGTCGCCATGCCCTTACCTGGCGTTTTCTCGAGTTTTGGAATTTTTTGCAGAGCGATTACGTCCGCTGGGAAGAGCTGCTGGGTGACCTCTTTTTTCATAAAATACCTCTGCTTAGGTTTTTTAAAAACGACGAGGAGCAGGCACGCTTTGAAAAGAAATGGGAAGCAGGAGGCTTTGAAGGCATCGACGTGGAATATCCGGGAAGCATGGAAGATGTACCCTTTTGTAAATACGAGGAGCCATCTTATCGCCTGAATCAGACAGGCTACGTAGATCAGGCTCTGTTCATAAAACGCGTTAGGCAGTTTTTGGATCAAGAATCTGCAGTATTGACCGATACTTGGTCTGACACAGATGTCTCTCGTGAACCCGGGGAGGTGCGCTGGAAAAATATTTCTGCTAAGGCTGTCATTTTCACCCAGGGATTTCTGGCGAGTGAGAATAGCTACTTTCGTGACCTTCCTTTTCGACATGCGAAGGGACAAATTCTTGATCTCCATGGGCCCGAGCGCCCCCATTCACCCGTCTTGAATCGAGGTAAGTGGTTGCTCCCCACCGGACCCGGGACCTTTAAAGCGGGTGCAACCTACGATCTAAACAATATTAATCAGGAACTTACTGAGGCCGCATCGACTGAGATTCTCGATGCCATAGACGGCATGGTCGATGGAGACTTTCAGGTTCGATCTGCCAAAGCAGGCGTTCGACCGGCCTTGCATGATTTTAAGCCCGTAATGGGTAAACATCCCTGGTGCCCGGAATGGATCATATTCAACGGATTGGGTTCGAAAGGTTCATTGCAGGCACCTCTACTGGCAAAGGAACTGGTCGACTACCTTGAGGATGGAGTAGCACTTCCGGCTGAGGCAGATGTCGACCGCTTTCGAAAGTATTTGTGA
- a CDS encoding methyltransferase domain-containing protein, with translation MNSLSPVEVAHRFIRSLIRKGDLCIDATVGNGHDTIFLAEQVGEKGKVLGFDVQSSAIESTRTALVKNQLAARVQLFELGHETLGAELSEEEKGCLKLVVFNLGYLPGSDKSVVTQSQSTQQALEQSLVNLQPDGAISLVAYRGHAGGNAECAAVEAWVDQLPADSYFCLRYERWTHQRGLTPVFFWIQRRDNDIA, from the coding sequence GTGAATTCCTTAAGTCCAGTTGAGGTGGCCCATCGTTTTATCCGATCTCTGATCAGGAAGGGTGACCTATGCATAGATGCCACGGTGGGTAATGGGCACGATACAATTTTTCTGGCAGAACAGGTAGGTGAAAAAGGCAAGGTGCTTGGATTCGACGTTCAATCCTCCGCAATCGAATCTACCCGTACTGCTCTGGTGAAAAACCAATTGGCAGCCCGGGTGCAACTGTTTGAGCTGGGACATGAAACCTTGGGCGCTGAACTCTCCGAAGAGGAGAAAGGTTGTTTGAAGCTAGTGGTATTCAATCTTGGTTACTTGCCAGGATCTGATAAATCAGTTGTGACACAAAGCCAGTCAACTCAGCAGGCCTTGGAGCAAAGTTTGGTTAATCTTCAACCCGATGGAGCCATCTCGTTGGTAGCCTACCGTGGTCATGCAGGTGGAAACGCAGAGTGTGCTGCTGTGGAAGCGTGGGTAGACCAGTTGCCGGCCGATTCCTATTTTTGTCTCCGCTATGAAAGGTGGACTCATCAGCGTGGACTTACTCCTGTATTCTTTTGGATACAACGGCGCGATAATGACATTGCTTAG